DNA from Gambusia affinis linkage group LG06, SWU_Gaff_1.0, whole genome shotgun sequence:
aatttaaaatggACCTACTCAGCTGCACATTTCTTTGGATCAAAGAACGTTATTTTTAATGCCAGAAcaatatttatgttgaaatttggCCATTGCATTGCAGAACATTCTTAATTCTACAACCAACCATTTGAGGACATTGATGGTGTTGGTGGGGCCTGAAAGGAAAATAAGTTTGACACCCTAGTTTagattaaaacacattaatgtgTTGAAATCAAAGGCTGGACCAATGAACAACTGAGGATCTAAGGATGAATCTCCATCCATCCTTATTATCATGTGATTTCTTTCACAGTTCTGTTTTGCAACTTCAGAACCATGGATGCAACAACTTCATCCATCCATGACTCCTCAGTCCAGAACATGACATGTAATTCAGCTGTAAAATCAGGAGAATCTGTCCTCGCTGTGGTCTACAGTCTGCTGTTTCTGGTGAGCATCATGTTTTTGGGTTCTACCAATCCAAATTAGGCAAAAATCATTCAAAGTTTTGGTTTCACCAACTTATCATTTGATGATTTCCTCTGCAGGTGGGCATTAGCCTCAACAGCTTCACCTTGTGGTTTCACTGCCATGGAGCTCGTGGACGAGCATCCAAGAGCTGGATGATCTACCTGAAACATCTGACAGCGGCCGACTTTCTGCTCTGCGCCACCCTCCCCCTGCGCATTATTTACTACACCAGCAGCTCATTCAACATCCACCTGCTCTACTGCAGCGTTGGAGCCCCACTCCTGTTCCTCAATATAGCTGCCAGCATCCTGTTCATGGGCTACATAGCAGCTAACAGGTACTGGAACTCAACTAGCAGCTAGATTATTAATTTAGACTGTTGTTTAAAGCATGGATCCCACATAATTTGAAGCCAGGATAATTAAATTGGATAGGCGGATATAAATGCACATAGATATACTCTGCTGAAGTTGGACATAGATATaaaggctaatgctagcctACATGTTATCATTAGTATTTCAGCTAGCTTTAGCTTTTTAGCTCATCTTGCCTTATGCCAGTGATTCTCAGTTCCAGTCCTTATGCCCCTCTGCTCTGTGTTTCAGATGTGCCTCAAATCCAAAACAGCTGTTTGAAATTATTGCATGTCCTCCTCTGCAGCcatcaagtactgcagaagGCATGAGGACTGGAATCGAGAAACACTCACTTATACGCTGCTGTGACCttacagtttagttttgttctCTGCAGCAAATTCTATTAATCTTTAAGTACGATTTTCTCACCGAGTGAAAGTTTTTACTcatcaacagtttttctttacatattttgtaggctttttctttattgtgctGCTTCTGGCCACTTCTTACGTTTCTGAAAGTCTTTGGCGGTTGACTTAAAACGCTTTTGCAATTTTCAACACAAATGTCCACACTGcatttttagctttcttttAAAACCCATTGTTAGGCAAACCAGACCCAATTGTTACATAACGATTGGCAGCTCCCTCTTTACCACCATAAACTGGAGCAACACCACCATTACAAAGCTTCAGTCTGTCTATATGTCCCCAGCTTCATCCTCCTTCTGAGCACGAATGTGTCAACTCCGCAAAGAAATGTCAGGCTTTTAACTGGAAGAAATATGAAAGCTCAGCATTCATCTATAATGACTTTATAAAGGACTGcattcatttttgtatttcattctGCAGAAATCCAGGTTGCTACAAGATCCAGCAAATCAAATGAAAGGTCCCTGAATCCTTGCCTTTCTCCACAGATACATGAAGATATTTTATTCCACGGGAACTCACTTCCTGATGACTCCCAAAGCCAGCCACATCATCTCAATTACTACCTGGGTTGTTCTCCTGACCATGGCAATAGCACCTTACTGCATCCTGATGCTGATCAACGAACATCATGATGAACATAGAATGTGTGCCCATCTGATCATTGGACCTGTAAAAACACTGCACACAGTGATTCATGCTGTTGCTTGCATCTTCTTCCTGTTGGTACTcttttctctggttttcttcTACTACAGCATCTCCCGCAGGGTGCACCAGGTCCACCTGGCCTCCTCCAACTCCAAGAAGCTTGTGAGGTCTCGCAGGAACATGTTGGTGTTGGTCAGTgtgttctgcttttgttttgttccttgtCATATTATTCGACTGCCATACATGAAACTTCAAGGACATTGTTCGGTAGTGTTGTACTACCTCAAAGAGGTGACCGTCTTACTGTCAGCTTCTAACATCTGTCTGGACCCACTTATTTATGTCTTTCATTGTAAGGAGTTCAGGGCTCAGCTTAACCTGAATCAAATATTTTGCatgaaacagaagagaaacaccTCCAGTGTGGAGGCAAGTGACAGTGAGGATCAGCTGAACACGGTCAACACCATGTCAGAGCTCCAGGGTCAAAGACAGCAATAAAACTGGCACTGGTCAGCGTTCCTCACTGTTACAAATAACATGTGcaactatgtgtgtgtgtgtcagtgtgtgggTACTGAGGGTGTAAATAAGTGATATAAAGCATAACtggataattttttaaataagaagctTATTAGCTGAATCTGTCTGCTTCCATTTACCTTCATGTTTCAGCTGCTAACATGAATTTCCTGCTGTGGACAATAAATGATCagaatggatttttatttaatataaatacattaaagtaaaataaacatggtTATGAACACAAAAACCATAACGACGTAAACAGTGACGTGTTCAAAATGCTGAGTAATGAAAGAGCTCATGGTTAGCATAACCAATGAATGAGCTAATGGTTAGCATAACCAATGAATGAGCTAATGGTTAGCATAACCAATGAATGAGCTAATGGTTAGCATAACCAATGAATGAGCTAATGGTTAGCATAACCATTAGCTCTTTCATTGCAACTCCAACTGATAAATGTTTCTTAGTGAGTTATAATCTCACCTTACCTGAGAAATCCCTGCTGCTGACCTCTGGTCTAACGTCTCCTCCCTGATTCTGCTgtcaataaagatttattttaaatatgtggaaaagaACAACTTCTGTCTGAACATGaatttttattcatgttcaGACAGAAGTTGTTCTGTCTGAACATGtgttaaaagtttattattggcattaaaaaccacaaagtgATGAAACATTGGCAGACGTGGCGAAACTAGTCAAAACTTGTACCGAATTAAGAGCAGCACCACTTCAACATacttttactggagtaaaaTGTAGCTGACCAAGAAATTAGTCAAGAGCAAGACTACTTAagtacttaatattttaaaatgtcatctaacagaaaaaaggcaaattctgacatttaaagactaaattaaaatgaaccgactataaataaatacaaaataatacattcaattttttaaatattttccccaaatatTAAAGTTACATAAAATGAATACAGTAggtaattattatattataatgaTATATTATATAGTTTTTATCTTATTGATCTTCAAATGGCACAAAGAGCCTCCCTTTACCTGTTGTGGGACGGAGCATGATGAAATGACAATCACTTTCTCTCCTCCTGCAGAGCAACGGctgaaatttgtaaaatgtgtaGCTTGTCCAGGTAGAGGTGCGGACACGGGCCAGCGACGGGACACCAGAGAGATGAAAGATGTTCTTAACGTTGCTGCCACATCTGATCTGTTGGGTTCACCCAGACTGgccaaaaaatgttgattttcgATGTCATTTATCACTCTCGGGAGCTCTGAGCATTTCAATAATTCAgtcttttttcagttaaaaaaatattgaaccaAAATAGGAACTGAAGGTCCAGAGATAAATGTTAGTCCTTCCAGGTCGCCACTCTCAACAGAGTTCCTGGggtccaaaacaaaacacttcaccTATAAAAGAGATCAGGAGAAATCACCGGTTCTATTAAATACAGAGTTTCTATTAACATCTCAACACTCCTTCCAGCATCATGGGTGCAAATTAGTAATTAAGTCTTACAGTAATTAGATGACTGACTCTGTGGGTAGACACTGGATCAGCAAACGGTGCATCTGAAGAAACGGCGCCAATCGCAGCGGAGTCCCTGTGAATCTGCTGCAGATCCACTGACCTGTTGAACCAGGAGAAATGAGGGACCAGCAGGACAACGATGTTGTCGCTCTGGTAGTTCTCATCAGAAATTATTCATCACTCACATTCGTAAAGTCACAATACAACTTTTTGTATAACTACTGTGACTAAACGATCGCTCTCAATGGCTGAATTGTAGCATCGTATCAACTTGCTGTTGCATCAGAAATTTTACTGTGCAGCTAAACAGCCATTATAAATACTCATTATACAGCTGTCTCAAACCATTACTAACTAAACGCCTGAGGAAATCCTCTGATAGCCAACAGTTAATAAATTGACTACAGCGATAAAACAAACTGCTACAACTTTCACCAAATACATCTGATAAAAGTCCAAACGGACTCTGAGCAACATTTGAACAGCAGTTCTGGACTGGTTCAGATTCAGACGTAAAAATTCAAAATCCAACACAGAaacttatattttaattttgatcttaactaattaaagcttttaattGTGCTCTAAGTTGTGTAAGATCTTACCTTTACTTTCATGTGAAGTCCAGGCACCAATCCTTCCACACAAACATCTTTGTCACTTTGTGTAAAAAACATCCTTGtctctcattttcctttcatttctaaaaatctGGCAGCTTTAATAGAGATGATCACTAAGGAGGACAGTCGTCTTGAACGGTTCTAACTGggtttttcagactttttttagtcttttcagTGCgtagaagaaaacatgttgcctGTTTCTCGTATGGAGCTCAGCACTGCCCTCTATCAGTGAGGCAGGGTACTGAACTGCCTCACCTGCACATTTTTACTGTGCATTTAAGACCCATCAGAAAGACTAACTATCACTCACATCTACATTTTGACATTAcgtcaaaaacagaaaccatttatttaaaagtcaaGTCTCATGTACTTATTTTACTTGCCACGAGTTGATTCAGAAAACAAtgtaccgtaatttccggactataagcagcgacttttgtctcacgctttcgacctgcggcttatacaacgatgcggcttatttgtgaattttttctaacggccagtaggggcactggagcagaaaaggtaagcgtgagacaactggaatatatctgtagaggaagactaatgtaacgtcgtgctttgtgcatgaataaaatt
Protein-coding regions in this window:
- the LOC122833026 gene encoding P2Y purinoceptor 14-like; protein product: MSKERTMDATTSSIHDSSVQNMTCNSAVKSGESVLAVVYSLLFLVGISLNSFTLWFHCHGARGRASKSWMIYLKHLTAADFLLCATLPLRIIYYTSSSFNIHLLYCSVGAPLLFLNIAASILFMGYIAANRYMKIFYSTGTHFLMTPKASHIISITTWVVLLTMAIAPYCILMLINEHHDEHRMCAHLIIGPVKTLHTVIHAVACIFFLLVLFSLVFFYYSISRRVHQVHLASSNSKKLVRSRRNMLVLVSVFCFCFVPCHIIRLPYMKLQGHCSVVLYYLKEVTVLLSASNICLDPLIYVFHCKEFRAQLNLNQIFCMKQKRNTSSVEASDSEDQLNTVNTMSELQGQRQQ